From the genome of Bos taurus isolate L1 Dominette 01449 registration number 42190680 breed Hereford chromosome 2, ARS-UCD2.0, whole genome shotgun sequence, one region includes:
- the XIRP2 gene encoding xin actin-binding repeat-containing protein 2 isoform X2: MAKYQAAVSRGDCRSFSANMLEESEMCTVPGGLARVKKQFEKDKIASSSNTFTQYQYQHQNRSEQVSHLEKHTEEINQASKLHQYVQETVIDTPEDEEIPKVSTKFLKEQFEKSVQEKVLYSDKELTPAKQIKMESESEETLKPSSIVGTSSTSYTSTSQRKETSTTRYSDHSATSSTLAQINATPSEKTEEFPPPPPDMLQPPVDVTAFSQSPELPNPPRKPPVPKELYSKQRNLYELNRLYKHIHPELRKNLEKDYISEVSEIVSRQMNAGSSVSADVQQARYVFENTNDSSQKGLNSEREHVEWDEILKGEVQSMRWIFENQPLDSINNGSPDEDNISKGIADQEIIAGGDVKYTTWMFETQPIDTLGDHSSGTEKHAEKIPELARGDVHTARWMFETKPLDSMNKLHQSQEESIATAIKDITGGDVKTVRYMFETQHLDQLGQLHSVDEMHLLQLRSELKEIKGNVKRSIKYFETQPLYVIRDGSGQMLEIKTVHREDVEKGDVRTARWMFETQPLDTINKDITEIKVVRGISMEENVKGGVHRAKWLFETQPLEKIKEETEEVIVEKETVIGTDVSKKCWMFETQPLDILKEVPDADHLKSEEIIGGDVQTTKQLFETLPIEALKDSPDVGKLQKITASEEEKGDVRHQKWIFETQPLEEIREDKKEYIRTVKLEEVDRGDVRNYTHIFESNNLIKFDASHKIEVEGVTRGAVELNKSLFETTPLYAIQDHLGKYHQVKTVQQEEILRGDVRSCRWLFETRPIDQFDESIHKYQIIRGISAQEIQTGNVKSAKWLFETQPLDSIKHFSNMEEVERKTEQVTDIVKGDVKTCRWLFETQPMESLYEKVSLMTGSKEIHKGDVKACTWLFETQPLDTIKDDSEATVKLQTVKQEEIHGGDVRTTCFLFETENLDSIQGEEGKEIKAIEMDIQAGDVSSMRHKFESQSLDSISSGSEEVLRKIKTLKAEDIQKGNVLNCRWLFENQPIDMIKESQEGDELVKTVTDIQGGNVRKGCFIFETFSLDEIKEESDYISTKKTITEEVIKGDVKSYRMLFETQPLYAIQDREGFYHEVTTVKKEEVIHGDVRGTRWLFETKPLDSINESETVYVIKSVTQEDIQKGDVSSVRYRFETQPLDQIAKESRDIVPTVDCIQGGDVRKSKQFFESENLDKNTYVRTVSVNEIQKGNVKTSTWLFETHTLDELRGEGSEYENIKTVTQEDMQKGDVKQAVWLFENQTLDSIKEADESITKITKEEIPPADVKTTTWLFETTPLHRFTENRVEKVEIIGKSIKETLGELYSQKVIEAPGIIIEADEVGDVRMAKYKLMNQASPEIQKEEIIKVDLRNIMVNLLSKRDCKKREILVSEEEKGNVNLTKTQLLNRSTEFHAEKEEIVSGDVQQAIKNLFSEERSVKKGILIQEDERGDINMTIYCLLHENAGDTIKREEIVGGDVKRTIHNLLSSISNNKISERAKIDASERGNVQFFTTCIETGALDYLRQLQTGSNEILTGRKQEKEEEIIGGDVEGTKLLLKKRQSQVERTVNETDIIPGDVRNTVKVFLTEPQNTSCKLPKEEIIKGDVKSTLNSLSQAVSQKTVAKTEEIIKGDMLTTLKSLKESSQKWKDSKQPDVVPGDIEKAIECLEKTARTRTEILKKELILDDLEASLRNLKETQTAFKEVNKSAVKDEVQTVMAGSKEEQKTGTHQVAVQRDKKSILQPRPGPFEPAARWQEGADILNQTINKSCHGDLMKERTEVNLPKAPKGPVKIVIDREQNNDALEKNLRKLSNSHQVGIWTDNMTEQHLRDEHVSGQLTSTLSVREHRKTKEAETEREQKKEAVFLQSIDKTIGKQQTETGQLRNDYQKIEAFPVKSPKNTKNTKTSTDTQSSRPGLTQGPVNRMVGETREVSEDFQKQTLLKQEKQYSNKDIMKKNVTLQPGWQTLPVNQDMSNVTEVKVSQKSHNQLKAIDKKQTDIHLKSQDFLMKTNTSKDLKMAMEMSFNPIKFNPENNAKENEFPLPPPSPPPPLPSNASSEIEFPLPPPPPLMMLPEKNVFPPSLSTEKIQAEFENFPGLPLPPPPEDEKFERECLSTFPPPPPPPPAPALKPAHLLSSSVQEKHNGTFIQYSQEEASSSQAKITTGKSGGRLPPPTLPKPKFPKQIEDIKNHSSPKVDLENSLPDTECKMTPSKDQKRVITATSSEHIETMQNVSSKSLDKRKQLSMDSTRSFSQAVPESSPPKKKPIAPLIKSHSFPAGSGQQSPKPYMRKFKTPLMIAEEKYRQQREELEKQRQGSSGYNIVRTESQNQNISELKKEVLLQKTKEEVPLTGMDSEVTAAQTNPVSQSLSQDLRVCTDNQLSTTPAVTFSAKRLQHVPATLEGKDTMKKEVLQSSKGMIQSKSACEIKQSQQEYRTQQTQQKHLEQLHLPKSQPVSPSFKVKTMKVPILGHKLDETNHSYESHKKQSEVDIQTITKQQYQETGRTEARTEGSSYKHSVTEKHYQLPAKEKRATIQLPTETTGKSHESKLKIVHEKQREFRESESGKFLGSEETIQGPPMIGPKKESLIAETKQEHLNISAQKVVEQKVTEAHLDSQTQNFQQTHTQSFESQVEHKKLPQPNNNLQEEKYLGVKGIQQKQVFSNTKESKQEITQNKSLFSSAKESQQDDGKRAVNVLEFLRKREELQQILSRVKEFEAEPDKNGLKTFQMLLKIIPVWLLSEEKREYGVHIAMENNIEKIKEEITHIKTQAEDMLVSCENTIQTAMISSKAGKQRNKATSLNETLSKVSNANVSYNKNTQQKENTIVEKAEHHQVATHQETTAHHQVKTHQEIKLDDAKVPPPSLKTRPSSPTFITIESTARRTQTSPKDELSQSPKKDSFAELSPRPSQPTRILKANTSPSPPKSRSEQLVKLKDTTAKLSRGIIPCSSITPVPIVEKRSEIITSPATLRRQIKIEARGRDSPPTITIPITVNHADSGSFKESMEAQEEVRKVENRSTYVHKDGVNSATDIVPDTECFDAVEIIRKVEGPRLSEHAQRYEAANRTVEMAENFMSDHEHEINRWFRGFEDGLSFDTQSNRRAYINGEANRNIKQESRSFKEEFGLTSSESTSFTGFSHSRPRELQEMMPVKLPSIRSETRSLSEHFSGVDAFESQVVGSKTTVSSSHGSEAGRSRFDFKHAPPTYEDVIAGHILDVSDSPKELRRNFQQTWQESERVIKNSGYATSDASATEMETTFQEESAFIRETATPRQGNMHTLSKDGLSNGVPSSRQAEFS; encoded by the exons GTCTCTCATCTTGAAAAACACACTGAGGAAATAAACCAAGCTTCTAAGCTCCATCAATATGTTCAAGAAACAG TCATAGATACACCTGAAGATGAAGAGATTCCAAAGGTTTCGactaagtttttaaaagaacaatttgAAAAGTCTGTCCAGGAAAAGGTCCTTTATTCTGACAAAGAATTGACCCCAGCCAAGCAGATTAAG ATGGAAAGTGAATCTGAAGAGACTTTAAAGCCATCATCAATTGTGGGTACCTCTTCTACTTCTTACACTTCAACCAGCcagaggaaggaaacatcaaccaCCAGATACAGTGACCACAGTGCCACTTCCTCAACTCTGGCACAAATTAATGCCACTCCTTCGGAAAAGACAGAAGaatttcctcctccccctcccgaCATGCTTCAACCTCCAGTAGATGTGACAGCATTTTCCCAGTCCCCTGAACTCCCCAACCCTCCTAGAAAACCACCAGTCCCTAAAGAATTATACTCCAAGCAAAGAAATTTGTATGAATTAAACCGTTTATATAAACACATCCATCCTGAGTTAAGGAAAAACTTAGAAAAAGATTATATCAGTGAGGTTTCTGAGATTGTTTCTCGTCAAATGAATGCGGGGAGCTCAGTTTCAGCAGATGTGCAACAAGCCCGGTATGTTTTTGAAAATACGAATGACAGTTCTCAAAAAGGTCTGAACTCGGAAAGAGAACACGTGGAGTGGGATGAAATTCTGAAGGGGGAGGTGCAGTCCATGAGATGGATCTTCGAGAATCAGCCATTAGATTCCATCAACAATGGCTCTCCAGATGAAGACAACATCTCCAAGGGCATTGCTGATCAAGAAATCATTGCTGGTGGTGATGTGAAATATACCACATGGATGTTTGAAACCCAACCCATCGATACTCTGGGGGATCATTCTTCTGGCACTGAGAAACATGCTGAGAAAATTCCTGAGCTAGCCAGAGGAGATGTCCACACAGCCCGGTGGATGTTTGAAACAAAGCCATTAGACTCGATGAATAAATTGCATCAAAGCCAAGAAGAATCAATAGCAACTGCCATAAAGGACATAACTGGGGGGGATGTCAAGACTGTGAGATACATGTTTGAAACTCAACATCTGGATCAACTTGGACAACTTCACTCAGTAGATGAGATGCACCTACTGCAACTCAGATCTGAGCTCAAAGAAATTAAGGGGAATGTTAAgagaagtataaaatattttgaaacgcAACCATTATATGTTATTAGAGATGGCTCAGGTCAAATGCTAGAAATTAAAACTGTTCACAGAGAAGATGTTGAAAAGGGGGATGTGAGAACAGCACGTTGGATGTTTGAAACACAGCCCCTAGACACAATTAACAAAGATATAACAGAAATTAAAGTCGTCAGAGGAATATCCATGGAAGAAAATGTCAAAGGTGGGGTGCATAGGGCCAAGTGGTTGTTTGAAACTCAACCTTTGGAGAAAATCaaagaagagacagaagaggTCATCGTTGAAAAGGAAACAGTAATAGGTACAGATGTCTCTAAAAAGTGTTGGATGTTTGAAACACAGCCATTAGATATTCTGAAAGAAGTTCCTGATGCAGACCATCTAAAGTCTGAAGAGATAATAGGGGGCGATGTACAAACTACTAAGCAACTATTTGAAACACTTCCAATAGAGGCTTTAAAAGATAGCCCTGATGTaggaaaacttcaaaaaattactGCTTCTGAAGAAGAAAAGGGGGATGTCAGGCACCAAAAATGGATTTTCGAAACCCAACCTCTGGAAGAGATTAGAGAAGATAAAAAAGAGTACATACGAACAGTGAAACTTGAAGAAGTTGACAGAGGAGATGTAAGGAATTATACACATATCTTTGAATCAAACAACTTGATTAAATTTGATGCATCACATAAAATAGAGGTGGAAGGAGTCACAAGAGGTGCTGTAGAGTTAAATAAATCACTCTTTGAAACAACACCATTATATGCCATTCAAGATCACCTTGGAAAATACCATCAAGTAAAGACAGTCCAGCAAGAAGAAATCCTAAGAGGTGATGTAAGAAGCTGTAGGTGGCTTTTTGAAACAAGGCCCATTGATCAGTTTGATGAAAGCATTCATAAATATCAGATAATTAGAGGAATATCTGCTCAAGAAATACAGACTGGGAATGTAAAATCTGCTAAGTGGCTATTTGAAACCCAACCACTTGATTCTATTAAACATTTTAGCAATATGGAAGAAGTAGAAAGGAAAACTGAACAAGTCACTGATATTGTTAAAGGGGATGTCAAAACCTGTAGATGGCTTTTTGAAACCCAGCCAATGGAATCTCTTTATGAAAAAGTTTCACTAATGACTGGCAGTAAAGAAATTCATAAGGGAGATGTCAAAGCCTGTACCTGGCTCTTTGAAACTCAGCCACTTGATACCATAAAAGATGACTCTGAAGCAACAGTCAAATTGCAAACTGTGAAACAAGAGGAAATCCATGGTGGGGATGTTCGTACAACATGTTTCCTTTTTGAGACAGAAAATTTGGACAGCATacaaggagaagaaggaaaggagatcAAAGCCATAGAAATGGATATCCAAGCTGGGGATGTCTCCAGCATGCGGCATAAATTTGAAAGTCAGTCCTTAGATTCTATAAGTTCCGGTTCAGAGGAGGTTTTGAGAAAGATCAAAACCCTAAAGGCTGAAGATATTCAGAAAGGCAATGTTTTAAATTGTAGGTGGCTCTTTGAAAACCAACCAATTGATATGATAAAAGAAAGTCAAGAAGGTGATGAATTAGTTAAGACAGTGACAGACATACAAGGTGGAAATGTAAGAAAGGGGTGCTTTATTTTTGAGACTTTTTCTTTAGATGAGATTAAAGAAGAATCGGACTATATTAGCACCAAGAAAACAATTACTGAAGAAGTAATAAAGGGCGACGTAAAAAGCTATAGAATGCTCTTTGAAACCCAGCCACTCTATGCAATTCAAGATCGAGAAGGGTTTTATCATGAAGTGACTACAGTTAAAAAGGAAGAGGTAATTCACGGTGATGTACGAGGGACAAGGTGGCTTTTTGAAACAAAACCATTAGACTCAATTAATGAATCTGAGACTGTGTATGTGATTAAATCTGTCACACAAGAAGACATTCAGAAGGGGGATGTTAGTTCTGTTAGATACAGATTTGAAACCCAGCCACTGGATCAGATTGCAAAGGAATCACGTGATATTGTGCCCACTGTGGACTGTATTCAAGGTGGGGATGTAAGGAAAAGTAAACAATTCTTTGAGTCTGAAAATTTGGATAAGAATACTTATGTAAGAACAGTAAGTGTCAATGAAATACAGAAGGGCAATGTTAAAACATCCACCTGGCTGTTTGAGACCCATACTCTAGATGAACTGAGAGGAGAAGGGTCAGAATATGAAAATATCAAAACAGTCACCCAGGAAGATATGCAGAAAGGTGATGTGAAGCAGGCAGTATGGCTCTTTGAAAATCAAACTTTGGATTCTATTAAGGAAGCAGATGAAAGCATCACAAAAATCACCAAGGAAGAAATCCCTCCTGCTGATGTCAAGACAACTACATGGCTCTTTGAAACCACACCCCTTCACAGATTTACTGAAAATAGGGTAGAAAAGGTGGAAATTATTGGCAAGAGCATTAAAGAAACCTTAGGAGAACTGTACTCTCAAAAAGTTATCGAGGCTCCTGGAATCATCATTGAAGCTGATGAGGTTGGGGATGTTCGAATGGCAAAATACAAGCTAATGAATCAAGCATCACCTGAgatacagaaagaagaaattatCAAGGTTGACCTCAGAAATATAATGGTGAACCTTCTTTCCAAAAGAGACTGTAAGAAAAGAGAGATTTTGGTCAgtgaagaagagaagggaaatgtTAATCTGACCAAAACTCAGTTATTAAACAGATCAACAGAATTTCAtgctgaaaaagaagagatagtGAGTGGTGATGTCCAACAAGCAATAAAAAACCTGTTCTCTGAGGAAAGATCTGTAAAGAAAGGTATTTTGATTCAGGAAGATGAAAGAGGCGATATTAACATGACTATCTATTGTCTTCTTCATGAAAATGCTGGTGATACAATTAAGCGTGAAGAAATAGTAGGGGGTGATGTAAAACGTACGATTCATAATTTGCTATCTTCCATATCAAACAATAAAATATCTGAAAGGGCTAAAATTGATGCCTCTGAGAGAGGAAATGTTCAGTTTTTTACAACATGCATAGAAACTGGAGCTTTGGATTATCTCAGACAACTCCAGACAGGCTCAAATGAAATACTAACAGgtaggaaacaagaaaaagaggaagaaatcatTGGTGGTGATGTAGAAGGCACAAAACTGTTATTAAAGAAAAGGCAATCTCAGGTTGAACGTACTGTTAATGAAACTGACATCATCCCAGGAGATGTGCGTAATACAGTTAAGGTTTTTCTGACAGAGCCTCAGAATACATCTTGTAAGTTACCCAAAGAAGAAATTATTAAAGGTGATGTGAAGTCAACCCTAAACTCCCTCAGCCAGGCCGTAAGTCAGAAAACAGTGgctaaaacagaagaaattataAAAGGTGACATGCTGACCACCCTCAAGTCACTTAAGGAATCAAGTCAAAAATGGAAAGATTCTAAACAGCCTGATGTCGTCCCTGGGGATATTGAGAAAGCTATTGAATGCCTTGAAAAGACTGCACGTACGAGGACGGAAATACTGAAAAAGGAGCTTATCCTAGATGACCTCGAGGCATCATTAAGGAATCTAAAAGAAACACAAACAGCTTTCAAAGAGGTAAATAAAAGTGCAGTGAAAGATGAAGTGCAGACTGTGATGGCAGGATCCAAAGAAGAGCAGAAAACAGGGACTCATCAGGTGGCTGTCCAGAGGGACAAAAAAAGCATTCTGCAGCCAAGACCAGGACCCTTTGAGCCAGCAGCCAGGTGGCAGGAGGGAGCAGACATTCTCAATCAAACTATAAACAAATCTTGTCATGGAgatttaatgaaagaaagaactGAGGTTAATCTTCCAAAAGCCCCCAAAGGCCCTGTAAAGATTGTCATAGATCGTGAACAAAACAATGATGCTCTTGAGAAAAACCTTAGAAAACTATCTAATTCACACCAAGTGGGTATCTGGACTGATAACATGACAGAGCAACATCTTAGGGATGAACATGTAAGCGGACAGTTGACTTCAACCCTGTCAGTTAGGGAACATCGAAAAACCaaggaagcagagacagagagagaacagaAGAAGGAGGCTGTGTTTTTGCAATCTATTGACAAAACAATTGGAAAGCAACAGACTGAAACTGGCCAACTGAGGAATGACTACCAGAAGATTGAGGCTTTCCCTGTCAAGAGTCCTAAAAATACCAAAAACACTAAAACATCAACAGATACACAAAGCTCTAGGCCTGGTTTAACCCAGGGTCCAGTCAACAGGATGGTTGGAGAAACACGTGAGGTTTCAGAGGACTTTCAGAAGCAGACTCTGTTAAAACAAGAAAAGCAATATTCTAATAaagatataatgaaaaagaatgtgaccCTTCAACCAGGGTGGCAGACTTTGCCTGTGAATCAAGACATGTCAAATGTAACAGAAGTGAAAGTCTCCCAAAAAAGCCACAATCAACTTAAGGCAATTGACAAAAAGCAGACTGATATTCATCTGAAGAGCCAGGACTTTCTAATGAAGACAAATACCTCCAAAGACTTAAAAATGGCAATGGAAATGTCCTTTAATCCAATCAAATTTAACCCTGAAAATAATGCAAAGGAAAATGAGTTCCCTCTTCCACCTCCATCTCCACCTCCTCCTCTACCTTCCAATGCATCATCTGAAATTgaatttcctcttcctcctccacctcctttaATGATGTTGcctgaaaaaaatgtgtttcctcCATCACTGTCCACTGAGAAGATACAGGCtgaatttgaaaattttccaGGCCTCCCTCTTCCTCCACCACCAGAAGATGAGAAATTTGAAAGAGAATGTCTATCCACGTTtccaccaccgccccctcctcctccagctccagctcTAAAACCAGCACATCTCCTTTCCTCTTCTGTTCAAGAAAAGCATAATGGAACATTCATACAATACTCCCAAGAAGAAGCCTCAAGCTCTCAGGCTAAAATCACAACAGGAAAATCTGGAGGACGTTTGCCACCTCCCACACTCCCCAAACCCAAGTTTCCCAAGCAGATAGAAGATATAAAGAATCATAGTTCCCCAAAAGTTGATTTGGAAAATTCTCTGCCAGATACAGAATGTAAAATGACTCCCTCAAAGGATCAGAAAAGAGTAATAACGGCAACTAGCAGTGAACACATAGAGACAATGCAGAATGTATCTAGCAAAAGTCTTGATAAAAGAAAACAACTATCTATGGACTCTACAAGGTCTTTCTCACAGGCAGTTCCAGAAAGTTCACCACCCAAGAAAAAACCTATAGCACCTCTCATAAAATCTCATTCATTTCCAGCAGGTTCAGGGCAGCAAAGTCCAAAACCTTAtatgagaaaatttaaaacacCTTTAATGATTGCTGAAGAAAAATACAGACAACAAAGAGAAGAgcttgaaaaacagagacagggGAGTTCGGGCTACAACATAGTTAGAACAGAGAGCCAAAATCAAAACATATCAGAGTTGAAAAAGGAAGTGCTGTTACAAAAAACAAAGGAGGAGGTCCCCCTAACTGGAATGGATTCAGAGGTGACTGCAGCCCAAACCAACCCAGTCTCTCAAAGTCTTTCTCAAGATCTAAGGGTCTGTACTGATAACCAGCTTTCCACAACACCGGCAGTGACATTCTCTGCCAAGAGGCTCCAACATGTTCCAGCAACCTTGGAAGGCAAAGATACGATGAAAAAGGAAGTTTTGCAGAGCTCAAAGGGTATGATCCAATCTAAATCAGCTTGTGAAATTAAACAGAGTCAGCAAGAATATAGGACCCAGCAAACACAACAGAAGCATCTGGAGCAGTTGCACTTGCCCAAAAGCCAGCCAGTTTCCCCCAGTTTCAAAGTTAAAACCATGAAGGTTCCAATTCTAGGTCATAAGTTAGATGAAACAAACCACAGCTATGAAAGTCATAAAAAGCAATCTGAAGTTGATATTCAAACCATTACCAAACAACAGTACCAGGAAACCGGGAGAACAGAAGCAAGGACTGAAGGTAGTAGCTATAAGCactcagtgactgaaaaacaTTATCAATTACCTGCGAAGGAGAAAAGAGCAACAATACAATTGCCTACAGAAACCACAGGGAAAAGCCATGAAAGTAAGCTCAAAATAGTTCATGAGAAGCAAAGAGAATTTAGAGAATCTGAGAGTGGGAAATTtctaggaagtgaagaaacaatTCAGGGACCACCAATGATTGGTCCAAAGAAAGAAAGTCTAATAGctgaaacaaaacaagaacacTTGAATATATCAGCTCAGAAGGTAGTCGAACAAAAGGTTACTGAGGCACATCTTGATTCTCAGACTCAGAATTTTCAGCAAACACATACACAGTCTTTTGAAAGTCAAGTTGAACATAAAAAATTGCCCCAGCCAAATAATAATCTTCAGGAAGAAAAATATCTTGGCGTCAAGGGCATACAACAGAAACAAGTCTTTTCTAATACTAAAGAGTCAAAGCAAGAGATTACACAGAACAAATCTTTATTCTCTTCTGCGAAAGAATCCCAGCAGGATGATGGAAAACGTGCTGTAAATGTATTGGAATTCTTGAGAAAACGTGAAGAACTACAACAGATTCTGTCTAGGGTAAAAGAGTTTGAAGCAGAGCCAGATAAAAATGGCCTTAAGACATTTCAGATGCTGTTAAAAATTATTCCAGTATGGCTATTaagtgaagaaaaaagagaatatgGAGTTCACATTGCTATGGAGAATAACATagaaaaaatcaaagaagaaataacacaCATTAAGACTCAGGCAGAGGATATGCTTGTGTCCTGTGAAAATACAATTCAAACGGCCATGATATCGTCTAAAGCGGGAAAGCAGAGAAATAAAGCTACCAGTCTTAATGAAACATTATCTAAAGTGTCTAATGCTAATGTCAGTTATAATAAAAATACCCagcagaaagaaaatacaattgtGGAAAAAGCAGAGCACCACCAAGTAGCAACTCATCAAGAAACTACTGCTCATCATCAAGTGAAAACCCATCAGGAAATTAAACTAGATGATGCCAAGGTTCCTCCTCCATCTTTAAAAACACGCCCATCGTCACCAACTTTCATAACGATCGAGTCTACCGCCCGGCGAACACAAACCTCTCCCAAGGATGAGCTTTCCCAGTCCCCTAAAAAGGACAGTTTTGCTGAACTATCACCAAGGCCGTCACAACCAACTAGAATCCTCAAAGCAAATACCTCCCCTTCGCCACCCAAGAGTCGTTCTGAACAACTTGTGAAACTCAAAGACACCACTGCGAAGTTATCCAGAGGGATCATCCCATGTTCATCAATAACCCCGGTTCCCATTGTGGAGAAGAGGTCTGAGATCATCACATCTCCTGCAACACTTCGCCGTCAAATTAAGATAGAGGCTCGTGGTAGGGACTCTCCACCTACAATCACAATACCTATAACTGTAAATCATGCTGACAGTGGTTCTTTCAAAGAATCCATGGAAGCTCAAGAGGAAGTAAGGAAAGTAGAGAATAGGTCGACTTACGTTCACAAAGATGGAGTAAATTCTGCTACAGACATAGTGCCAGATACTGAGTGTTTTGACGCAGTGGAAATCATCCGCAAAGTCGAAGGACCTCGCCTGTCAGAGCACGCGCAGAGATACGAAGCAGCCAACAGGACTGTTGAAATGGCTGAAAATTTCATGAGTGACCATGAACATGAAATAAACAGGTGGTTCAGGGGATTTGAGGATGGCCTAAGTTTTGACACACAGTCAAATAGAAGAGCTTATATAAATGGAGAAGCAAATCGTAATATAAAGCAAGAAAGCCGTTCATTTAAGGAGGAATTTGGATTAACATCTTCAGAAAGCACTAGCTTTACGGGTTTTTCTCACAGTCGTCCTAGAGAGCTACAAGAAATGATGCCCGTTAAGCTGCCCAGCATACGCTCTGAAACAAGGTCTCTCAGTGAACATTTCTCAGGTGTGGATGCATTTGAGAGTCAGGTTGTTGGGTCGAAGACGACAGTCTCTTCGTCACATGGCTCAGAAGCTGGCAGATCTCGCTTTGACTTCAAGCACGCCCCACCCACCTATGAGGATGTCATCGCCGGCCACATTTTAGATGTTTCTGATTCACCTAAAGAACTCAGGAGGAATTTTCAACAGACTTggcaggagagtgaaagagttatTAAAAACTCGGGATATGCAACCTCAGATGCTTCTGCAACTGAGATGGAAACCACCTTCCAAGAGGAATCTGCATTTATACGTG aaactgCAACTCCAAGACAAGGAAATATGCATACTTTGTCAAAAGACGGTTTATCCAATGGAGTGCCTAGTAGCAGACAGGCAGAGTTTTCATAA